One genomic window of Bradyrhizobium sp. CCGE-LA001 includes the following:
- the dctA gene encoding C4-dicarboxylate transporter DctA — protein sequence MTTIATAAPTGASRPWYKLLYVQVLIAILIGVFVGWLWPSLATNDWIKALGDGFIKLIKMVIAPIIFCTVVSGIAHIQDAKKVGRVGIKALVYFEIVSTSALVLGLVVGNLFQIGRGLAVKPDALAVANYVKQAEASKAVDFILQVIPDSVVGALARGDVLQVLLFAILFGFSLMALGKRGERLRGLIDDSAHALFGLIAIIMKAAPVGAFGAMAFTIGKFGPAALGNLIGLVALFYATAALFVVLVLGLIARLIGFSIFKFIVYIKDELLIVLGTSSSESALPQLMEKLERLGCSKSVVGLVVPTGYSFNLDGTNIYMTLATLFIAQALGVDLTFSQQLTILFVAILTSKGASGVTGAGFITLAATLSVVNPVLVPGMAIVFSIDKFMSEVRALTNIVGNGIAAVFVSWWEGELRHATLHACLNRDTDPANIEPGSKSQ from the coding sequence ATGACGACAATCGCAACTGCGGCGCCTACGGGAGCCTCGCGGCCTTGGTATAAGCTTCTCTACGTTCAGGTGCTGATCGCCATCCTGATTGGCGTCTTTGTCGGATGGTTATGGCCGTCACTCGCGACGAACGATTGGATCAAGGCGCTCGGCGACGGCTTCATCAAGCTGATCAAGATGGTTATCGCGCCGATCATCTTTTGCACCGTGGTATCCGGGATCGCACATATTCAGGATGCAAAGAAGGTGGGGCGGGTCGGCATCAAGGCGCTGGTCTACTTCGAAATCGTCTCCACCTCCGCGTTGGTGCTCGGCCTAGTGGTAGGCAATCTGTTTCAAATTGGCCGCGGGCTCGCCGTCAAGCCCGACGCCCTCGCGGTCGCCAATTACGTGAAGCAGGCGGAAGCCTCCAAAGCGGTCGACTTCATTCTCCAGGTTATTCCTGATAGCGTGGTCGGCGCCCTCGCCCGCGGCGACGTCCTGCAGGTGCTCCTGTTCGCGATCCTTTTCGGCTTTTCGCTGATGGCGCTGGGTAAGCGCGGAGAGAGGTTGCGCGGCTTGATCGACGACTCAGCGCACGCGCTTTTCGGCTTGATCGCGATTATTATGAAGGCGGCCCCAGTCGGCGCGTTCGGTGCCATGGCGTTTACGATCGGAAAGTTCGGACCCGCTGCTCTTGGCAATCTGATCGGTCTAGTCGCTCTATTTTACGCAACTGCAGCCCTGTTCGTCGTGCTCGTACTCGGGCTGATTGCGCGCCTCATCGGCTTTTCGATATTCAAGTTCATCGTATATATAAAAGATGAACTTCTCATTGTGCTCGGCACCTCGTCGTCGGAAAGTGCGCTACCGCAACTGATGGAGAAGCTAGAGCGGCTGGGCTGCTCCAAGTCTGTAGTGGGACTCGTGGTGCCGACCGGCTACTCCTTCAACCTGGATGGAACTAATATTTATATGACGCTGGCGACATTGTTCATTGCGCAGGCCTTGGGCGTCGATCTCACTTTTAGCCAGCAACTGACGATTCTATTCGTGGCGATACTGACTTCAAAGGGCGCCAGCGGCGTCACCGGCGCCGGCTTCATTACCCTCGCTGCCACGCTGTCGGTTGTCAACCCGGTGCTGGTGCCGGGCATGGCAATTGTGTTCTCCATCGACAAATTCATGAGTGAGGTGCGAGCGCTTACCAACATCGTCGGCAATGGCATCGCTGCCGTGTTCGTGTCCTGGTGGGAGGGAGAACTTAGGCACGCGACGCTGCATGCATGTCTCAACCGCGATACCGATCCAGCGAATATCGAGCCGGGGAGCAAGAGCCAGTAG
- a CDS encoding PAS domain S-box protein → MSNQYIFPRSATQFVLGSIMIAAVTLTSAYLHAHLATAAFAYLSVVLLFSLMGSFIASAALSMECIAALTYYFAPPTFSLRIDDPQDISVLAAFLTISVVGTHLIQTIRREREAALKTAAKLRQSTADLQDSEKWGRAIFEHNPVMYFMIDEAGTVLNVNTFGATQLGYAPHDLIHRSVLNIFPKDDREFVRKSVAMCLENVGQAHTWEVQKIKKDGSAMWVRENAKALRWAGEKPIVLIACEDISERKRTELVLQRSEAHLAQAQELSRTGSFGWNVATDEVFWSKENFRIFQYDLQVEPTPQLVLARTHPEDRASVQEVIDRAMRTQENFEHEYRLLMPDGSVKYIRARARATVTASGDIEFVGAATDITSSKQTEEKLRRSEAYLAEAQHLSHTGSWSWDLYEREFVYRSAEVDRLFGFDPEEGASIDAILSRIHPEDVPRLREVTLQAMKDNGGNYEYDFRILLPGGAIRRIHTVAHAVVGKDGRVSELIGTHMDVTGQHVARERLENTLAALRESEQRFRDYAETASDWLWETGADHRVTHLSEHTSYAGILARELMGQPHWKIASDVEAEPEKWLQHRAALDAHLPFRDLVYRTVDRFGSPIYIRTSGKPFFDASGTFLGYRGVSTDITASIRAEQAEQQLRKAQAELAHVTRVTTLGELTTSIAHEVNQPLAAIISNADACLGWLGREAPDLSEAGRSVEWIIEDAIRASKVIRRVRALAKKSEIEMVPLDINEVVKEAVALVARELANHQVTLRTGLTPALPPILGDRVQLQQVIINLVMNGIEAMQAVKDRVRELVIQSCIDDMGRVQIAVTDCGVGIAEDDIDRVLDPFFTTKSSGLGMGLSICRSILEAHGGRLSIVRMQEPGATFQFSLPLHKEVVS, encoded by the coding sequence ATGAGTAACCAGTACATTTTTCCGCGTTCAGCTACTCAGTTCGTATTGGGTAGCATTATGATAGCAGCGGTGACGCTGACTTCAGCGTACCTGCATGCACATCTTGCCACAGCGGCGTTCGCCTACTTGAGCGTGGTACTCCTGTTTTCGCTCATGGGCAGCTTCATCGCCTCGGCGGCGCTTTCAATGGAGTGTATCGCGGCGTTAACTTACTACTTTGCGCCGCCAACTTTCAGTCTCCGTATCGATGATCCTCAAGATATTTCAGTGCTCGCCGCATTCCTCACGATCTCGGTTGTCGGGACGCATCTGATACAAACAATCCGTCGAGAAAGGGAGGCTGCGCTAAAGACTGCAGCAAAGCTCCGCCAAAGCACGGCCGATTTGCAGGACAGCGAGAAATGGGGGCGCGCGATATTTGAGCATAATCCGGTCATGTACTTCATGATTGATGAAGCCGGAACGGTTCTAAACGTCAACACTTTCGGTGCCACACAACTCGGCTATGCGCCTCACGATCTGATCCACCGATCCGTACTCAATATCTTTCCAAAAGACGATCGTGAGTTTGTTCGCAAAAGCGTTGCGATGTGCCTCGAAAATGTCGGCCAAGCGCACACTTGGGAGGTCCAGAAAATCAAGAAGGACGGATCGGCAATGTGGGTGCGTGAAAACGCCAAAGCCCTGCGATGGGCTGGTGAGAAGCCCATCGTTCTTATTGCCTGCGAAGATATCAGCGAGCGAAAGCGAACAGAGCTTGTGCTGCAGCGGAGCGAAGCCCATTTGGCTCAGGCGCAGGAATTGAGCCGCACCGGAAGCTTCGGTTGGAATGTCGCCACCGACGAGGTCTTTTGGTCAAAAGAGAATTTTCGTATTTTCCAGTACGATCTGCAAGTTGAACCGACACCGCAACTCGTCCTTGCCCGGACCCATCCAGAAGATAGGGCTTCCGTTCAGGAGGTTATCGATCGAGCAATGCGAACCCAAGAGAATTTTGAGCACGAGTACCGGCTGCTCATGCCGGACGGCTCGGTAAAGTACATCCGCGCGCGGGCACGAGCGACGGTAACTGCGTCTGGCGATATAGAGTTTGTCGGAGCAGCGACGGACATCACCTCCTCAAAGCAGACTGAAGAGAAGCTCCGCCGTAGTGAGGCCTATCTGGCCGAAGCACAGCATCTCAGTCACACGGGTAGTTGGTCCTGGGATCTCTACGAACGCGAGTTCGTGTATCGCTCCGCCGAAGTTGATCGTCTCTTTGGCTTTGATCCGGAAGAAGGTGCATCGATAGATGCTATCCTATCGCGCATCCATCCGGAAGACGTGCCGCGGCTTCGGGAAGTTACGCTGCAAGCGATGAAAGACAACGGAGGGAATTACGAGTACGACTTCCGAATCCTTCTTCCTGGTGGCGCCATAAGGCGCATACATACCGTTGCGCATGCTGTGGTCGGCAAGGACGGCAGGGTCAGCGAACTAATCGGAACACATATGGACGTCACTGGACAGCACGTAGCCAGGGAAAGGTTGGAAAACACTCTTGCTGCCCTGCGCGAAAGCGAGCAGCGCTTCCGGGACTACGCCGAAACGGCCTCTGACTGGCTATGGGAGACCGGAGCTGACCATCGTGTGACCCACTTGTCGGAGCACACGAGCTATGCAGGCATTCTCGCAAGAGAGCTCATGGGCCAGCCCCATTGGAAGATTGCGTCCGATGTAGAAGCAGAGCCCGAGAAATGGCTCCAGCATCGCGCCGCACTTGACGCGCATCTCCCATTTCGCGATTTGGTCTATCGCACCGTCGATCGGTTCGGAAGCCCGATCTACATCCGAACCAGTGGCAAGCCATTTTTCGATGCGAGCGGGACTTTTCTTGGCTACCGTGGCGTCAGCACCGATATCACTGCGTCCATTCGCGCAGAGCAAGCCGAACAGCAGCTGCGGAAGGCTCAGGCGGAGCTTGCGCATGTTACGCGCGTAACAACGCTTGGTGAACTAACGACCTCTATCGCCCACGAAGTAAATCAACCGCTTGCCGCCATCATCAGCAATGCCGACGCGTGCCTCGGTTGGTTGGGCCGCGAAGCTCCAGACCTCTCTGAAGCTGGCCGCTCGGTCGAGTGGATCATCGAAGACGCCATTCGGGCAAGTAAGGTTATCCGCCGGGTCAGGGCCCTTGCGAAAAAGAGCGAAATCGAGATGGTACCGCTCGACATCAATGAGGTCGTGAAGGAGGCCGTCGCGCTGGTGGCACGTGAATTGGCCAATCACCAAGTGACATTGCGAACCGGGTTGACGCCCGCTCTTCCTCCTATACTGGGCGACCGGGTTCAACTGCAACAAGTGATCATCAATCTGGTCATGAATGGGATCGAGGCCATGCAAGCCGTCAAGGACCGCGTCCGTGAGCTGGTGATTCAGTCATGCATCGACGATATGGGACGTGTGCAGATTGCCGTGACTGATTGCGGCGTCGGGATCGCCGAGGACGACATAGACCGCGTCTTGGACCCCTTCTTCACTACCAAATCGAGCGGCCTCGGCATGGGTCTTTCAATCTGCCGTTCAATCTTGGAAGCTCACGGGGGGCGGCTTTCGATTGTTCGCATGCAGGAGCCTGGCGCGACGTTTCAATTTTCCCTACCGTTGCATAAGGAGGTCGTCTCGTGA
- a CDS encoding response regulator transcription factor — translation MVFIVEDDVSMRRSLTNLFKQVGLDAVTFGSAREMLQSKLPDVVSCLVLDVRLPGLSGLEIQSELAKLNINIPVIFITGHGDIPMSVKAMKGGAVDFLTKPFRDQELLDAVVAATEQDRKRRAAEQIVTQLRSLFEALSPREQEVMKLVATGLMNKQIAAELGLAEITVKIYRGHVMKKMRARSLAELITMAATLGFRANRSEQT, via the coding sequence ATGGTCTTCATCGTTGAGGACGATGTCTCGATGCGCCGGTCGCTCACAAACCTTTTTAAACAGGTGGGGCTGGACGCCGTCACGTTCGGATCGGCTCGTGAAATGCTCCAGAGCAAGCTTCCGGACGTTGTTAGCTGCCTGGTTCTTGACGTTCGACTCCCAGGGCTGAGCGGCCTAGAAATTCAAAGCGAACTCGCTAAGCTGAACATTAACATTCCTGTCATTTTTATTACAGGCCATGGCGACATTCCGATGAGCGTCAAGGCCATGAAAGGTGGAGCGGTCGATTTTCTAACTAAGCCTTTTCGCGATCAAGAGCTGCTTGATGCTGTGGTTGCTGCAACCGAACAGGATCGAAAGAGGCGCGCCGCCGAGCAGATTGTCACGCAGCTGCGGTCCTTATTCGAAGCACTAAGCCCACGAGAGCAGGAGGTGATGAAATTGGTCGCTACCGGCCTGATGAACAAACAAATAGCCGCCGAGCTCGGCCTGGCCGAGATTACCGTCAAGATCTATCGGGGACACGTAATGAAGAAGATGCGGGCACGTTCGCTCGCCGAGTTGATCACAATGGCTGCGACGCTGGGATTTCGTGCGAACCGCTCTGAGCAAACCTAA
- a CDS encoding response regulator transcription factor, with protein sequence MLRQAPSLVRRARLLPLISVIDDDASVRTAIENLLKSRGYIVHPFASAEEFLRSPELSKTSCVITDVQMPVMNGLELLAEMRARGYYAPCILITAFPDDPVRTLASTAGAIGFLAKPFAGRALIKCLNKALAEHRGGAGA encoded by the coding sequence ATGCTTCGGCAAGCGCCTTCCCTGGTCAGGAGGGCTCGTCTTTTGCCTTTGATTTCCGTCATTGACGACGACGCGTCAGTGCGTACCGCAATAGAGAATCTGTTGAAGTCTCGAGGTTACATCGTTCACCCATTCGCATCTGCCGAGGAATTCCTGCGGTCACCCGAATTGTCCAAGACGTCCTGCGTAATCACGGATGTGCAGATGCCAGTCATGAACGGCTTGGAACTCCTGGCAGAGATGCGAGCCCGAGGTTACTATGCGCCCTGCATTCTCATTACGGCCTTTCCTGATGACCCTGTTCGCACCTTAGCTTCGACTGCGGGAGCGATTGGGTTCCTGGCTAAGCCTTTCGCCGGGCGCGCGTTGATCAAGTGCCTCAATAAGGCCCTGGCAGAACACCGCGGCGGCGCTGGCGCCTGA